A single genomic interval of Hyphomicrobium methylovorum harbors:
- a CDS encoding superoxide dismutase family protein: MRMLVLAVTALIAAAPTVAFAQSADVVGPNMAKIGKIEAKEGPHGLVLVLNLDKGALTPGAHGIHIHEHGDCSDEGFKNSKSHINPSKTEHGFLNPKGPHPSDLPNVWAHEDGSVLAEMFVPGLSLTGENAIYDEDGSAVVIHASADDHITQPIGGAGARVACGLFKK, translated from the coding sequence ATGCGCATGCTCGTTCTTGCTGTCACGGCGCTGATTGCTGCCGCTCCAACTGTTGCTTTTGCTCAGTCTGCTGATGTTGTCGGGCCAAATATGGCGAAGATCGGCAAGATCGAAGCGAAAGAGGGACCGCATGGTCTGGTCTTGGTGCTTAACCTCGACAAGGGTGCGCTGACCCCAGGCGCTCACGGCATTCACATCCACGAGCATGGAGACTGCTCGGATGAGGGCTTCAAGAATTCAAAGAGCCACATTAACCCGAGCAAAACCGAGCACGGATTTTTGAATCCGAAGGGACCTCATCCTTCGGATCTGCCGAACGTCTGGGCGCATGAGGATGGTTCTGTGTTGGCCGAAATGTTTGTTCCTGGCCTGTCGCTCACGGGCGAAAACGCTATCTACGATGAAGACGGCTCGGCGGTCGTCATTCACGCCAGTGCGGATGATCACATCACGCAGCCCATTGGCGGCGCCGGCGCTCGCGTGGCCTGCGGACTATTCAAGAAATAA
- a CDS encoding nucleotide pyrophosphatase/phosphodiesterase family protein, translated as MTPTIVINVVGLTPALIGDATPNIRRFAERGAARALTTITPAVTCSVQATLTTGSLPREHGIVANGWFFREVLEIWLWRQSNKLVAGEHIWDAARKQDANFTVANLFWWYAMGAATDYSVTPRPIYKADGRKIPDCYSDPPELRDELSAKLGVFPLFQFWGPATTIASSRWIADAAKHVMTARDPTLTLVYLPHLDYGLQRFGPDAPEIRSDLTEIDDVVGDLIAEAEKLGRRVVLLSEYGIVPVRRPVHINRALREAGLLAVRTEQGGELLDIPRSRAFAVADHQIAHVYVRDPSALPLVRAVLAKLDGIDAILDEDGKRGHGLDHSRSGEIVVLAASDAWFTYYYWLDDARAPDFARTVEIHRKPGYDPVELFLDPAIRFPKLAVGWRLLKKILGFRTLMNVIPLDAKLVRGSHGRADTPAEHTPVFMSSERDFVPDGPVDARDVKALVLRHIFEPPSSRS; from the coding sequence ATGACTCCCACGATCGTCATCAACGTCGTCGGTTTGACGCCGGCGTTGATCGGTGATGCGACGCCGAACATCCGGCGCTTTGCCGAGCGTGGTGCTGCGCGTGCACTGACGACGATCACGCCCGCCGTCACGTGCAGCGTTCAAGCAACCTTGACGACCGGGAGTCTGCCGCGAGAGCACGGAATTGTCGCCAACGGCTGGTTTTTCCGCGAGGTGCTGGAAATCTGGCTTTGGCGGCAATCGAACAAGCTGGTCGCGGGCGAGCACATCTGGGACGCCGCTCGAAAGCAAGACGCGAACTTCACAGTCGCGAACTTGTTCTGGTGGTACGCGATGGGCGCTGCGACGGACTATTCCGTTACGCCGCGTCCGATCTACAAGGCCGACGGCCGCAAAATACCGGATTGCTATTCGGATCCACCGGAGCTTCGCGACGAACTCTCAGCGAAGCTCGGCGTGTTTCCGCTGTTTCAGTTCTGGGGACCGGCGACGACCATCGCATCCAGTCGCTGGATTGCGGACGCGGCCAAGCACGTGATGACGGCGCGCGATCCGACGTTGACGCTCGTCTACCTTCCGCATCTCGACTACGGCTTGCAACGGTTCGGGCCGGACGCGCCGGAAATTCGTTCGGACCTCACCGAGATCGATGACGTGGTGGGCGATCTGATCGCCGAGGCGGAAAAGCTCGGTCGTCGGGTCGTTTTGCTTTCCGAGTATGGGATCGTTCCCGTTCGGCGTCCGGTGCATATCAATCGCGCGTTGCGCGAAGCCGGGCTGCTGGCGGTTCGAACGGAGCAGGGCGGCGAGCTGCTCGATATTCCACGTTCTCGGGCGTTTGCAGTTGCCGATCATCAGATCGCGCATGTTTATGTCCGCGATCCCTCGGCGCTGCCGCTGGTGCGTGCGGTGTTGGCGAAGCTCGACGGTATCGACGCCATTCTGGACGAAGACGGCAAGCGTGGGCACGGGCTCGATCATTCCCGGTCTGGCGAGATCGTCGTGCTTGCAGCAAGCGACGCCTGGTTCACGTACTATTATTGGCTCGATGACGCGCGTGCGCCGGATTTCGCGCGGACGGTCGAAATTCACCGCAAACCTGGATACGATCCGGTCGAGCTTTTTCTCGATCCCGCGATCCGATTTCCGAAGCTTGCTGTCGGATGGCGTCTGCTGAAAAAGATTCTTGGCTTTCGGACGCTGATGAATGTCATTCCGCTCGACGCCAAGCTGGTGCGCGGTTCGCATGGGCGGGCTGATACACCCGCCGAACACACGCCGGTCTTCATGTCATCCGAGCGTGACTTTGTGCCGGACGGTCCGGTTGATGCGCGGGACGTTAAAGCGTTGGTGCTCCGGCATATCTTTGAACCGCCATCGTCCAGGTCGTAG